CACTGCCACCGCTGTGCCCGCTGCTCGAGCCGATGCGGAATCCGCACTGCTGCGGGGAGTAGTCCGGCTTCGCCCAGATGAAGTAGTTGGTGTACAGGCCGCCGCTATTCGGCACGATGGTGTATCCACCCGCTGATTGGCCCGCGGCGACGGTGAGCCGGAACTCGAAGGTCACCGAGCCGTGCGGCGGCAGAGTCGGCCACGGCGAGGAGCCCGAGGCGTCGAATACGTAGACGTTGCCGTTGATCTCCTCGGCGCTGAGCCAGCTTCCGTTGGCCGGGTTGCGCATCCGCAGGGTGTTGGCCTTTCCGGGGAACGCCGACGGAGCGGCGTCGTCCGTCTTGTAGATGGTCACGATCGCGCCCATGACCAGCTGGTACGGGTCCGCAGTGTTCTGCGAGACCGTGAGGCTGAAGTCGAGTTCACCACCGGGCTGTACCGCGCTCTGCTCCACGGAGCAGTGGTCGGAGAGCTGGCCGTTCGCCGGGCTCGGCCCGATCCCCTGGCCGGGCGAACTCGCCGACGCGGCCGGCGCGACGCTGCCGGCCAGTGCCGTCCCCGGCAGGCTGACCACGAGCAGCCCCGCGGCGGCGGCGACGGGGGCGAGGAGAGCGGCGCGCGGGGCGCGGATAAGGGCGGAACGCATGACGGTTTCCCCCACCGGACGACTGATTCAGGACCCGAATAGCTGTGCGTGCAGAGCGTAGCACCGGGCCATCGCGGCACAGGGGCCTGATGCGCAACGAATCGGCGTCGGCGCCGCACGCGCTCCGCTCCCCGAAATGCGCGCCGTTCCAGCCCCCGAGCCGCCGAAAGGGCCCACGTCGGCCAGGCTCGCCCGGCGGATCTACACCGCCGGGACGATGACCCGGGTGACTCCGACGCGGGCCCCGAACAGCTCAGGGCTGCGCTGACACAGGCTCAGCTGTCGATACTCGAAGCCTGATTCAGCTCGGTCATCGCTGATTCTGTTCCACCAGCGGGAAGCTGTCCGACCGGTCGCCCTGCGCCATGTAGGCGCCGACTGCGAAGAGCCCGTCTCGGGTGGAGAGAGCGGCGGTGTACATGGCGCCGCCATCGACGTTCGGCAGGTTCAGCGAGTGCCAGGCGCCGTCCTCGAGGACCTCGCCGTACTGGACGAACACCGTGACGGACGGGTCGTAGCCGACGACGGCGAGGCCCTGCGGAGTGAGCGTCGCGCCGAGCAGCGTCGCGTAGCCGGACGGTTCCGGCAGGTTCGTCTGCCACTTCCGACCGTCCCAGTGCTCGATGAGCGCGTGGCCGGGATCGGTGTTCGTGAGATAGGCCGTGCCGACCACGTACACGCCGCCGGTACCGTCGGGCACCAGAGCATTGGCTTCACCGTATTCGCCGTACGCGCCGCTGATGCCGGCACCGGGCAGCGCGACCTGCCGCCAGGTCCTGCCGTCGCCGTGCAGCAGGACCGGCGCATTGGTGGCGTAGTCCACACCGGCGGCGTAGAGATCGTGCGGGCCGACGGCCGTGACGGCGCTGAGGGCGACTCCGTCCGCAATGCTCGCGGGGAGCGCCGCGGCCTGCCAGGAGACTCCGTTCCAGTGCTCGATCAGAGCATTGATATTCTGGTCGTCGCTCTGGTCGTTGCCCACGGCCCACGCGTCGGCCGGACCGAGCGTCGCCACCCCCAGGAGTTCGCCGTAGTCGGCCTCCCCGCTCGGGAGCGGCACGTCGATCACGGTCCACGCCGAGCCGTTCCAGTGCTCGGTGACGACCGCCTTGGCGTCCGAGGCTCCGACACTGTCGCCGGTCACCCACACGTCGTCGGGACCGGCGGCGGAGATCGCGTTGGCTCGACTGGACCCGCCGAGGGCCGGGGTCGCAACGGCGTTCCAGGTGCCGCTGCCCGCGCTGTGGGAGAGCACCAACGGCGAGAAGGAGACGCCCTCGCCCGCGTCGCTGACGTCGAATCCAACGGCCCACTGGGTGCTCGGGCTCACGGAGGTGACGGCGAGGATGTTCGTGTCGCTGCCCGGCACGCTCTGCTGCGTCCAACTGCCGGAATCAGCGCGCGCCGTCGTGCACATCCCGGCCGCCAGCGGCACGGCGACGGCTGCCACGAGGGCGAAGCGGCCTCGGCGGTTTGTGATCATGTTGTCGGTCATGCATCCTACACGCGGTGCGCTCCGGAAAGGTTGTCGCGCTCATTCAGTTGCTGCACTGAGGTACAGCCGGCACCTCACAGCTCGGGCGCGCCGGCGCGGGCAGCCCACCACGCGACAAGCCGGTCCGCCATGGTGTCGGTGTCGGCAGAGCGCGGGTCCAGGCCGAAATGCTCCTCGACCTCATTCCACAGAAACGTGCTGATGGCTGCCTTCCCCGCCCCGTCCCGCAACCGGGACAGCAGCGGATCGATCAAGCAGTCGTACTCGTCGTCCGGCGCGAACTCGGCAACGCCGATGGGATCCCACTCGTTCAGGATCAAGCGCAGATCGCTGTGGGCAAGCCCGAAGTCCGGAGTCATCGTCCGGGATCCTAGCCGACCGGCAGCCCGCCCTGCCGTGCCCGGCCTGCCCGCCCCGGGTGAAGACCAACATCGTCAGAACCCGATATCGTCTCCTGCCAACGATAATCTTGAGGGAGAAGGAGAACCGGTGGCCATCCGCGCGGTGGTCTTCGACGTGGGCGGGATCCTGGAGATCGCGCCGCGCCTGAGCGTCGAGGAGAAGTGGGAACCGGAGTTCGGGGCGGAGTTCCACGTCGGACTGTCCGAAGTCTGGTCGGCCGGCTCGGTGGGCGCGATCACGTTGGAGCAGGTCCACGAGCAGCTCGGCCGGATCATCGGCGCCGAGCCGGACCGCATAGCGGCGTTCATGGAGGACATCTGGGCCGAGTACCTCGGCGAGCTCAACACCGACATGTGGGACTACCTCGACGAGGTGCGGGGCGAGGGCTACAAGTTGGCCGTCATCAGCAACAGCTTCGTCGGGGCCCGGGAGCGGGAGGAGGAGCGCTACGGGTTCAGCAAGCTGACGGACTTCATGATCTACTCACACGAAGTCGGGTTCTCCAAGCCCGACCCGCGTATCTACACCCTGT
This genomic window from Actinospica robiniae DSM 44927 contains:
- a CDS encoding HAD family hydrolase codes for the protein MAIRAVVFDVGGILEIAPRLSVEEKWEPEFGAEFHVGLSEVWSAGSVGAITLEQVHEQLGRIIGAEPDRIAAFMEDIWAEYLGELNTDMWDYLDEVRGEGYKLAVISNSFVGAREREEERYGFSKLTDFMIYSHEVGFSKPDPRIYTLCLEQLGVEPDEVVFLDDSEITVAGARAMGMRGVVYEHNRRAMKDLDKLLDR